One segment of Hippopotamus amphibius kiboko isolate mHipAmp2 chromosome 2, mHipAmp2.hap2, whole genome shotgun sequence DNA contains the following:
- the ELL3 gene encoding RNA polymerase II elongation factor ELL3 isoform X1, whose translation MEGPQELLSGKLRLCFTPAARTSLLLLRLNDAALRALQECQRQQVRPVIAFQGNRGYLRLPGPGWSCLFSFLVSQCGQEGSGGLDLVYQRLGRSGPNRLHCLGPLRERLTTWAAMDSIPAPSSVHRHNLTEDTRDHESWQNMGDYSERDIVSQPQMALEEVPDPPASSQGQSLPGSSREHMAQWEVRKQTHLPNREPDQALPSSASQKHVDKKRPAPAAAVELKEKRLRTTLSLAPSLQQGLPSQDLQEGEDWEQEDKDEDVGPRLEHSPSVQADSESPSPEEVPDYLLQYRAIYSAEQQHAYEQDFETDYAEYRILHARVGAASQRFVELGAEMRSVQRGTPEHKMLEEKIVQEYKKFRKVSRPGNGSKKAELTYSFDIDAFSLQRYPGYREEKRRCEYLHQKLSHIKGLILEFEEKNRGS comes from the exons ATGGAGGGACCCCAGGAGCTTCTAAGTGGGAAGCTCCGGCTCTGCTTCACCCCCGCTGCCCGGACCAGCCTTCTCCTGCTCAGGCTCAACGACGCGGCGCTGCGAGCGCTGCAAGAGTGTCAGCGGCAACAG GTTCGGCCAGTGATTGCTTTCCAGGGCAACCGAGGG TATTTGAGGCTCCCAGGTCCTGGCTGGTCCTGCCTCTTTTCCTTCTTAGTGTCTCAGTGTGGCCAGGAGGGGTCTGGTGGCTTGGACCTTGTGTACCAACGCTTAGGCAG ATCTGGGCCTAACCGCCTCCACTGCCTGGGTCCACTCAGAGAACGCCTCACTACTTGGGCAGCCATGGATTCTATTCCAGCCCCATCTTCAGTTCACCGACACAACCTGACTGAAGATACCAGAGATCATGAGAGCTGGCAGAACATGGGAGACTATTCCGAAAGAGACATAGTTTCACAGCCACAGATGGCACTAGAAGAG GTGCCAGATCCACCGGCAAGCAGCCAAGGACAGTCACTCCCAGGATCCTCGAGGGAACACATGGCACAGTGGGAAGTGAG GAAACAGACCCATCTTCCAAACAGAGAGCCTGATCAGGCACTGCCTTCCTCTGCTAGCCAGAAACATGTGGACAAG AAACGTCCAGCGCCTGCAGCTGCTGTAGAACTAAAAGAAAAGAGGCTCAGAACTACTCTGTCTCTAGCTCCAAGTCTCCAACAAGGGCTGCCCAGTCAGGACCTACAGGAGGGAGAAGACTGGGAGCAAGAAGATAAAGATGAAGACGTGGGCCCCAGGCTAGAGCACAGTCCTTCAGTTCAAGCAG ACTCTGAATCCCCAAGCCCTGAAGAGGTACCAGATTACCTTCT GCAATACAGGGCCATCTACAGTGCTGAACAGCAACATGCTTATGAGCAGGACTTTGAGACAGATTATGCTGAATACCGCATCCTGCATGCTCGTGTTGGGGCTGCAAGCCAAAGGTTCGTAGAGCTGGGAGCAGAGATGAGGAGTGTTCAGCGAGGGACTCCAGAACACAAG ATGCTGGAAGAAAAGATAGTCCAGGAATATAAAAAGTTCAGGAAGGTAAGCAGGCCTGGGAATGGCAGCAAGAAGGCAGAACTGACTTACTCTTTTGACATTGATGCTTTTTCTCTACAGCGGTACCCAggttacagagaagaaaaacgcCGCTGTGAGTACCTGCATCAGAAATTGTCCCACATTAAAGGTCTCATCCTGGAGTTTGAGGAAAAGAACAGGGGCAGCTGA
- the ELL3 gene encoding RNA polymerase II elongation factor ELL3 isoform X2, whose protein sequence is MEGPQELLSGKLRLCFTPAARTSLLLLRLNDAALRALQECQRQQVRPVIAFQGNRGYLRLPGPGWSCLFSFLVSQCGQEGSGGLDLVYQRLGRSGPNRLHCLGPLRERLTTWAAMDSIPAPSSVHRHNLTEDTRDHESWQNMGDYSERDIVSQPQMALEEVPDPPASSQGQSLPGSSREHMAQWEVRKQTHLPNREPDQALPSSASQKHVDKKRPAPAAAVELKEKRLRTTLSLAPSLQQGLPSQDLQEGEDWEQEDKDEDVGPRLEHSPSVQADSESPSPEEVPDYLLQYRAIYSAEQQHAYEQDFETDYAEYRILHARVGAASQRFVELGAEMRSVQRGTPEHKMLEEKIVQEYKKFRKRYPGYREEKRRCEYLHQKLSHIKGLILEFEEKNRGS, encoded by the exons ATGGAGGGACCCCAGGAGCTTCTAAGTGGGAAGCTCCGGCTCTGCTTCACCCCCGCTGCCCGGACCAGCCTTCTCCTGCTCAGGCTCAACGACGCGGCGCTGCGAGCGCTGCAAGAGTGTCAGCGGCAACAG GTTCGGCCAGTGATTGCTTTCCAGGGCAACCGAGGG TATTTGAGGCTCCCAGGTCCTGGCTGGTCCTGCCTCTTTTCCTTCTTAGTGTCTCAGTGTGGCCAGGAGGGGTCTGGTGGCTTGGACCTTGTGTACCAACGCTTAGGCAG ATCTGGGCCTAACCGCCTCCACTGCCTGGGTCCACTCAGAGAACGCCTCACTACTTGGGCAGCCATGGATTCTATTCCAGCCCCATCTTCAGTTCACCGACACAACCTGACTGAAGATACCAGAGATCATGAGAGCTGGCAGAACATGGGAGACTATTCCGAAAGAGACATAGTTTCACAGCCACAGATGGCACTAGAAGAG GTGCCAGATCCACCGGCAAGCAGCCAAGGACAGTCACTCCCAGGATCCTCGAGGGAACACATGGCACAGTGGGAAGTGAG GAAACAGACCCATCTTCCAAACAGAGAGCCTGATCAGGCACTGCCTTCCTCTGCTAGCCAGAAACATGTGGACAAG AAACGTCCAGCGCCTGCAGCTGCTGTAGAACTAAAAGAAAAGAGGCTCAGAACTACTCTGTCTCTAGCTCCAAGTCTCCAACAAGGGCTGCCCAGTCAGGACCTACAGGAGGGAGAAGACTGGGAGCAAGAAGATAAAGATGAAGACGTGGGCCCCAGGCTAGAGCACAGTCCTTCAGTTCAAGCAG ACTCTGAATCCCCAAGCCCTGAAGAGGTACCAGATTACCTTCT GCAATACAGGGCCATCTACAGTGCTGAACAGCAACATGCTTATGAGCAGGACTTTGAGACAGATTATGCTGAATACCGCATCCTGCATGCTCGTGTTGGGGCTGCAAGCCAAAGGTTCGTAGAGCTGGGAGCAGAGATGAGGAGTGTTCAGCGAGGGACTCCAGAACACAAG ATGCTGGAAGAAAAGATAGTCCAGGAATATAAAAAGTTCAGGAAG CGGTACCCAggttacagagaagaaaaacgcCGCTGTGAGTACCTGCATCAGAAATTGTCCCACATTAAAGGTCTCATCCTGGAGTTTGAGGAAAAGAACAGGGGCAGCTGA